A stretch of Acropora muricata isolate sample 2 chromosome 7, ASM3666990v1, whole genome shotgun sequence DNA encodes these proteins:
- the LOC136923369 gene encoding uncharacterized protein, with product MDEKVEEDVDAVTTAQHGKRPRLLSYNSPATSDLFDYYFNDEICEEKVTDSLMSSRLTFEDHERDQEQVHGFEPLPSEHDDIGCTPLADSDNEDDTMTHDDKFWESGINNITTSEVVPLGNQAGTKYKRKIDPSKLAPIEVHSYKCCSRNMDLAEILIC from the exons ATGGACGAAAAAGTTGAAGAGGACGTTGATGCAGTTACAACAGCACAACACGGAAAAAGGCCACGTTTATTGTCCTATAACAGCCCTGCTACTAGTGATCTTTTCGATTATTACTTCAATGACGAGATTTGTGAGGAGAAAGTAACAGATTCGCTCATGTCGTCTAGA TTAACTTTTGAAGACCATGAGAGAGACCAGGAACAAGTTCATGGTTTTGAGCCATTGCCGAGTGAACATGATGATATCGGATGTACTCCTCTCGCAGACTCGGATAACGAAGATGACACGATGACCCACGATGACAA ATTTTGGGAGAGCGGCATCAATAATATAACGACATCTGAAGTAGTTCCGTTGGGCAACCAAGCTGGCACGAAGTATAAACGCAAGATTGATCCTTCGAAGCTTGCGCCAATAGAAG TACACTCATATAAGTGTTGTTCAAGGAATATGGACTTAGCAGAAATACTGATATGTTGA